One genomic region from Pseudomonas sp. R5-89-07 encodes:
- a CDS encoding fimbrial protein — MSNSLKTLLAIAVSGFIANSAMAADGVINFTGEIVAVTCDATGGSTGGNASAQNIDVDLGKVAMDSLQNSEGGIVSGTAINVKLDCGGTAEGLNFVKMKFDPLSGSGVDLVNGSLLKTVGTATGVGIGVYNSENELLNLSANESITAPLVGEEVGEDETNYTADIVLRASYVASGGPVAPGTANGTLPFTLTYE; from the coding sequence ATGTCTAATAGTTTGAAAACTTTACTGGCAATAGCTGTTTCGGGTTTTATCGCTAACTCCGCAATGGCCGCTGATGGCGTTATTAATTTTACCGGTGAAATTGTTGCGGTAACGTGTGATGCTACTGGTGGTTCAACGGGTGGCAATGCAAGCGCTCAAAATATTGATGTAGATTTGGGTAAAGTTGCCATGGACTCCCTTCAAAATTCTGAAGGAGGCATCGTATCGGGTACTGCAATCAATGTGAAATTGGATTGCGGTGGTACTGCTGAAGGCTTGAACTTCGTAAAAATGAAATTCGACCCGCTCTCGGGCTCGGGTGTAGATCTTGTTAATGGGAGCTTGCTGAAGACCGTCGGTACTGCAACAGGTGTGGGGATCGGTGTTTACAATTCTGAAAACGAGTTGCTGAACCTTTCCGCGAACGAATCCATTACTGCTCCTTTGGTAGGGGAAGAAGTAGGCGAGGACGAGACAAACTATACTGCTGATATCGTTCTTCGAGCATCTTATGTGGCCTCTGGCGGTCCGGTCGCACCCGGTACCGCAAACGGGACTCTGCCATTTACTTTGACTTACGAGTAA